One Vibrio penaeicida DNA segment encodes these proteins:
- a CDS encoding ATP-dependent DNA helicase, which yields MIDKTFSASGALGKAIKGFQPRQAQLDMARAVEKSIKDQSQLVVEAGTGTGKTFAYLVPALLSGKKTIISTGSKNLQEQLFHRDLPLMVDALGYYGSVALLKGRSNYLCLDRLSRQMVESHSVEADSTLLTQLVKVRSWSSETKSGDLGECDDIAEDSPIIPDITSTNDNCLGKECPSYQDCFVLKARKKAMDSDVVVVNHHLFLADLAIKETGFGELIPEADVFVFDEAHQIPDIASQYFGSSISSRQIQELSKDIEIGYRTEAKDMRQLQKVADRLVQSAMEMRLVLGDPSFRGNWREAMKSPSIEREITRLLDVLELAIEVLKVALGRSELLDAAFERANAIKARIDRVCEVDITGYSYWFECTPRHFSLHITPLSVAEKFREQVEMKQGAWIFTSATLAVQDDFSHFTHRLGLEPPQQFSLPSPFDYQQQARLCVPRYLPEPNSPGMSESLARMLGPVIEKNGGRCFFLCTSHSMMRDLAERFREQLSIPVLMQGETTKQKLLAEYLELGNALLVATGAFWEGIDVRGDALSCVIIDKLPFTAPDDPLLKARIEDCRLSGGEPFNQVQIPDAVITLKQGVGRLIRDKKDQGALIICDNRLVTRDYGAVFLQSLPPIPRTRDLDVVNQFLSQEASSE from the coding sequence ATGATCGATAAAACCTTTTCCGCTAGTGGTGCGTTAGGCAAAGCCATTAAAGGGTTTCAGCCCCGACAAGCCCAGCTGGATATGGCTCGTGCCGTCGAAAAGTCGATCAAAGACCAATCTCAGCTGGTGGTCGAAGCTGGAACGGGTACGGGTAAAACCTTTGCCTATTTGGTGCCTGCACTACTCAGTGGCAAGAAAACCATCATCAGCACTGGTTCAAAAAACCTTCAAGAACAGCTTTTTCATCGTGACTTACCCTTAATGGTCGATGCCCTTGGTTATTATGGCAGTGTCGCACTGCTAAAAGGTCGATCCAATTACCTATGTTTGGATAGATTGAGTCGGCAAATGGTTGAAAGCCACAGCGTAGAAGCGGATTCAACGCTTTTGACCCAATTGGTGAAAGTTCGCAGTTGGTCTTCTGAGACTAAAAGTGGTGACTTGGGAGAATGTGATGATATCGCAGAAGATAGCCCAATTATCCCCGACATTACATCGACGAACGATAATTGCTTAGGCAAAGAGTGCCCAAGTTATCAAGACTGTTTTGTGCTTAAAGCGCGAAAGAAAGCCATGGACTCCGATGTCGTTGTTGTGAACCACCATTTATTTCTCGCCGACCTCGCGATAAAAGAAACGGGTTTTGGTGAGTTAATTCCCGAAGCAGATGTGTTTGTATTTGATGAAGCGCACCAAATCCCAGACATTGCGAGCCAATATTTCGGTTCATCTATTTCCAGCCGTCAAATTCAGGAATTGTCTAAAGACATAGAAATTGGATACCGAACTGAAGCCAAAGACATGCGCCAGTTGCAGAAAGTGGCCGATCGTCTGGTTCAGTCTGCGATGGAAATGAGGCTTGTTTTAGGAGATCCAAGTTTTCGCGGAAATTGGCGAGAGGCGATGAAGTCGCCGTCAATAGAGCGTGAGATCACACGTTTGCTTGATGTGTTGGAACTCGCCATTGAGGTGCTAAAAGTTGCGTTAGGGCGAAGCGAACTGCTGGATGCGGCTTTTGAGCGAGCGAACGCAATCAAAGCACGAATCGATCGGGTATGCGAAGTCGATATTACTGGCTACTCGTATTGGTTTGAATGTACTCCTCGTCACTTTTCATTGCACATTACCCCTTTGTCTGTCGCCGAGAAATTCCGTGAGCAAGTGGAGATGAAGCAGGGGGCGTGGATATTCACTTCAGCCACATTAGCGGTGCAAGATGACTTTAGCCACTTTACCCATCGCTTAGGTTTAGAGCCGCCACAGCAGTTCTCGCTCCCAAGCCCATTCGATTATCAACAACAAGCGCGGCTGTGTGTTCCCCGATATCTTCCGGAACCAAACAGCCCCGGGATGTCTGAAAGTTTAGCGAGAATGCTGGGACCTGTAATAGAGAAGAACGGTGGACGATGCTTTTTTCTTTGTACCTCTCACAGTATGATGCGCGACTTAGCAGAGCGATTTCGTGAGCAGCTCTCGATACCTGTACTGATGCAAGGTGAAACAACCAAGCAAAAATTATTGGCTGAATATTTAGAGCTGGGCAACGCCTTGCTGGTGGCAACGGGAGCTTTTTGGGAAGGGATCGACGTTAGAGGTGACGCATTGAGCTGTGTTATTATTGACAAACTTCCTTTTACTGCACCTGATGATCCCTTGCTCAAAGCACGTATTGAAGATTGTCGATTGAGTGGGGGAGAACCATTCAATCAGGTTCAAATACCCGATGCAGTGATTACCCTTAAACAGGGAGTCGGGCGTCTGATTCGAGATAAAAAAGACCAAGGTGCACTGATCATCTGTGACAACCGACTGGTCACACGTGATTATGGGGCAGTCTTTTTGCAAAGTTTGCCACCAATACCAAGAACACGGGATTTAGATGTCGTTAACCAATTTTTGAGCCAAGAGGCATCTTCTGAATGA
- the tsaB gene encoding tRNA (adenosine(37)-N6)-threonylcarbamoyltransferase complex dimerization subunit type 1 TsaB yields the protein MSAKILALDTATENCSVALIVDGKLYARSEVAPRDHTKKVLPMVDEVLKEANITLQDLDALAFGRGPGSFTGVRIGIGIAQGLAFGADLPMIGVSTMEAMAQACYRLHGKNHVASAIDARMSEVYWGRYVRQENGEWLKQEPECVVPPAVLAENLQQDENVWTQAGTGWGAYSEGLESLPLDTEGSDVLYPDAQDMVVLAQFEFAKGNTVAVEDSSPVYLRDNVTWKKLPGKE from the coding sequence ATGAGCGCGAAAATCCTAGCTTTAGACACCGCGACAGAAAACTGTTCTGTTGCATTGATTGTGGATGGAAAATTGTACGCACGAAGTGAAGTCGCCCCGCGAGACCACACTAAGAAAGTGCTACCAATGGTCGATGAAGTACTCAAAGAAGCCAATATTACTCTGCAAGATTTGGATGCCTTGGCATTTGGCCGTGGACCGGGAAGCTTCACCGGTGTTCGAATTGGCATCGGTATTGCACAAGGTTTAGCATTTGGTGCGGATTTGCCTATGATTGGTGTATCCACTATGGAAGCCATGGCGCAAGCGTGTTACCGCCTGCATGGTAAAAACCATGTTGCCAGTGCAATTGATGCCCGAATGAGCGAAGTTTACTGGGGGCGCTATGTGCGTCAAGAAAACGGCGAATGGTTGAAGCAAGAACCTGAATGTGTCGTACCTCCAGCGGTATTAGCGGAAAACTTACAGCAGGATGAAAACGTTTGGACTCAAGCTGGAACCGGTTGGGGTGCGTATTCTGAAGGGCTAGAGTCTTTGCCTCTAGATACAGAAGGTAGCGATGTGCTGTACCCAGACGCGCAAGACATGGTGGTATTAGCACAGTTCGAATTTGCAAAAGGCAATACAGTGGCGGTGGAAGATTCCAGCCCAGTATACCTAAGAGACAACGTTACTTGGAAGAAACTACCAGGTAAGGAATAA
- a CDS encoding chromosome partitioning protein ParA, with translation MASINGLPPVVVPNTNKTQKQSKVKKEQGKQPVSQPTKVANAVAQTIRHVDESEIHRAQIEYDLPEGRTRKAMEEYMGVMNQAKKEELAQLLGVDIYI, from the coding sequence ATGGCTTCCATTAATGGATTACCTCCAGTTGTTGTCCCTAATACCAATAAGACGCAAAAGCAGTCTAAGGTAAAGAAAGAACAGGGAAAACAACCCGTCAGTCAACCGACTAAGGTGGCGAATGCCGTTGCTCAAACCATCAGGCATGTTGATGAGTCGGAGATACACCGCGCCCAGATAGAATATGACTTGCCTGAAGGACGTACTCGCAAGGCGATGGAAGAATACATGGGGGTCATGAATCAAGCGAAAAAGGAGGAACTTGCGCAGCTTCTTGGAGTCGATATTTATATCTGA
- a CDS encoding Slp family lipoprotein, translating into MLVRRCLFILSVFLLSACSSLPEQLTAQSEEVITDYPIFAAHKGTADVRLGGMIATVTNLADKSRVEIVNLPISKTGKPDISTDANGRFVAYIDGFVDPVTYAEGRLVTVVGKSQPTEQGKVGEFDYTFPVMNAYGMHLWRVEESVIVHDFDSYLYPCYGINCRSSRMGSSRAKVIQEVK; encoded by the coding sequence ATGTTGGTTCGCCGTTGTCTATTTATTCTTTCCGTATTTCTACTTTCTGCCTGCTCAAGCTTACCCGAGCAACTTACCGCCCAATCTGAAGAGGTTATTACGGATTACCCAATTTTCGCAGCTCATAAAGGCACCGCCGATGTTCGCCTAGGCGGTATGATCGCCACAGTCACCAATCTAGCCGATAAATCTCGTGTTGAAATAGTCAACCTTCCTATCAGTAAAACAGGAAAACCCGATATAAGTACTGACGCAAATGGTCGCTTTGTTGCTTACATTGATGGCTTTGTCGATCCTGTGACTTATGCTGAAGGTCGGTTGGTTACCGTTGTTGGAAAGTCTCAGCCTACAGAGCAAGGTAAGGTCGGGGAGTTTGACTATACATTCCCTGTTATGAATGCGTATGGCATGCATTTGTGGCGCGTTGAAGAATCTGTGATTGTCCACGACTTTGATTCTTATCTTTACCCTTGTTATGGCATCAATTGTCGGTCAAGCCGAATGGGCTCTAGCCGAGCTAAAGTGATTCAAGAAGTGAAATAA
- a CDS encoding alpha/beta fold hydrolase, whose product MKSHQYVLGSHSTIASLELGEAKTAAKTVVFVHGWMDNSESFTGVMKALNRIDPTLHLVAIDLPGHGLSTDKGADNFYPFHDYIDDLHGVLQNFSAKETILVGHSLGALITSCYSAAFPEKVTALVEIEGYGPLSESSENSTQRLRTGVLSRYRYREKKPKGLSDPEDAVRIRSINTLVAQALIRPMTYRALEQKNGQWYWRHDEKLKCDSLYRMSEQQRNDIINNIECPHLIILGESGFASLKAPYLLKNREKDEEGSQPSEKWVSIPGGHHCHLEHPEKVSALIMDLVNKI is encoded by the coding sequence ATGAAATCTCATCAATATGTGTTAGGCAGTCATTCTACGATTGCCTCGCTAGAATTAGGTGAAGCAAAAACGGCCGCTAAGACGGTCGTTTTTGTTCATGGCTGGATGGATAATTCGGAAAGCTTTACCGGAGTGATGAAAGCACTAAACCGGATTGATCCAACGCTGCATTTAGTGGCAATTGATTTGCCTGGTCATGGATTGTCTACAGATAAAGGAGCGGACAATTTTTATCCGTTTCACGACTATATAGACGATCTTCATGGTGTTTTGCAGAATTTCTCAGCAAAAGAAACCATTTTGGTTGGGCATTCTCTTGGTGCATTGATTACAAGTTGCTATAGTGCCGCGTTTCCTGAAAAGGTGACAGCTTTGGTTGAAATTGAGGGGTACGGTCCGCTTTCTGAATCTTCTGAAAATTCAACACAACGGCTTCGTACTGGTGTATTAAGCCGGTATAGATATCGCGAAAAGAAACCGAAAGGTTTATCCGATCCGGAAGATGCTGTCCGCATTCGTTCAATTAATACTCTAGTAGCGCAAGCGCTTATTAGACCGATGACCTACCGTGCTTTAGAGCAAAAAAACGGGCAATGGTATTGGCGACATGATGAAAAGCTTAAATGTGATTCTTTGTACAGAATGAGCGAACAGCAGCGAAACGACATTATCAATAATATTGAATGCCCGCATTTGATCATTTTGGGTGAAAGTGGTTTTGCGTCTTTGAAAGCCCCCTATTTACTAAAGAATAGGGAAAAAGACGAGGAAGGATCGCAACCCTCTGAAAAATGGGTGTCTATCCCCGGAGGGCACCACTGTCATCTAGAGCATCCAGAAAAGGTCAGCGCGCTGATTATGGATTTGGTTAACAAAATTTAA